In Halobacteroides halobius DSM 5150, the genomic window CAGAAAAGCGACCATCTTTAACCAATTGAGCTATTACTTTGGCATCTTTAACATCATTCTTTGTTGGATTATTATCATCTAACTCTTTCGATTTCTTTACATGATGAGGATTTACTAGTACTAGTTTTATTTCTTCTTCTGTGATGAATTGAGCTATATTTAGCCAATAATGACCTGTTGGCTCCATTCCTATAACTACTTCTTCTTTCTCATTTTCTATTTTAACTTTCTTAATCCAATTTAAAAGTCTTTCTAAACCATTCTGAGTATTCTTAAATTTTAATGGTTTATCATATTCAATCCCCCGATAGTTTTGGGCTCTCGCTACATGTTGCTTCTTGGCAATATCAATTCCAATTACTAAAGTTGTCGATTTAATTTGCTTAATCTTCTTATTTTGGGTATAATTCATTTGTCGGCCTCCTTGGTATTTGGTGTCTGCAACCAAAATTATACCAAGGAGTTCTTTTTTTGTCGAATGTCATATTTAAACCTAACAGGAATGCTCCTTATTAAGTGATTACTTTTAGTATATGATATTACCTAAGTTATTGTGTAATGGTGAATAAAAGATTGAGGATCGGTAATACTAAGCACAGGTAAAAAAGGAGGTAATAATAATGAAAGTTGAAGTTGATAAGGGAGCATGTATTAGTTGTGGGCTATGTGTTAATAGCGCAGGAGAAGTATTTAGCTGGGATGATAATGAAAAAGCTAAAGCTATTAGTGGAGATGTTCCTAGTGATTTAGAAGCAGATGTTACAGCAGCTGTAGAAGGCTGTCCTACTGATGCTATTATGGAGAAGTAGAATAAAAAAAAGGCGCCTTAAGGCGCCTTTTTGTTATAATTCTATCTTTAATTGTTTGTTGATTTTTTTATAGGTTCTAGCTACAGTAGAGGCACTAACTTCGTATCTCTTTCCTACATCGCCTTGAGTTAAATTAAGATCTACTAAGCGATTAACTAGGTATTCTAATCCGGCGGCCCAACTTGTTGCGTTTCCTCTAATTGAATCAGATTTTTCCTTGAATTTGCGCCATAGTTCTAAGCTAACATTTACTTCAGGAAGAGTTAGTTTTTGCTTCATCTTTTCGGTAGCTATTTTTTCTATTTTATCTGTTGGTTCTATATTATCATCTAATGTAATTTTAAATCTATTCTTTAATTCTAATAATGAATTATGTAAGTTTGATTCTTCTGTTGAAATTAATTCTTCTGTAATATTATCTAATGAAAGGTGGTCTTGTACCAATTCAATAATTTTTTGATCATAATTATCGTCATTTTGTCTTAATTTTAATTGTTGAATTTTACTTGGGATAAGGGAGATAAATAAACTATACTCTTGTATAAATTTATTCCAATATGATGTCTTATTTGTTGATTCATAAGCAGTTTGCAAATAATTAATAATATTTATAACTTGCTCTTTTAAATCATTGACTACTTTTCCTAAAGTACCTATAATTTGATATGTATTCTTTATTTTAGCTATACGAGTAAAAAGGATATCATGTTCATTAGCCATTTCTGTAAGAGTATCTGTTTTAGATACTATAAAAGTCTCATTTTCCCATAAATCTTTCAAATGATAACCTTCTTTGTCTATTTTTTTTACTTCGTAAACTCCTAAATTTAAATCTATTAATCGTTTAAGGACTCTTTTTTCTCTTCTGTTTAATTGATTACTATATTTTTCTGCAAATAATTTGATTAATGTTTGGTTCTCTTTAATTGGATAGTCAAATAAAATAATATTAGTTAAATTGGCGGCTTCCCCTTGGGCCAACTCCCTACTATGACCATAGTTCATTAATTTACGATAGTCTTTTTTTAATTCTCTAGTTTCTGACCGGAATTTTTCAGAAAAATTAATTGCTTTATTAATAACATTTTGTTTAGCATTATTATATAAGCGTTGAGTTTTTTCTTGAGGCAAGCAACATTTTTTATACTTTTGTTCACTTCCACAAGGACATGGTTCGTTTCTACCTACTTTAGACATAATTTTCCCTCCATATATCTTGATTTTAGCAAGATTATTGTATCATAATTAATTAGGTTTGTCTAAATTTTTGGTATTTTGTTTTAGTATTAAAGATAGAAAGGAGTAGTATAATGAAATTAAAATCTAAAATTAACCAATACGCTACTAAATTAGGAATAGATAAGATAGGGATAACAACTACTGATGATTTTAGTAGACTTAGAGATTTTTTATATAAGATGAGAGAGAAAGAGTTTTTATCTAAATTTGTAAAGAAAGATTTAGAACTGATTACTGATCCTAAAGAAGTACTATCAAATGCTAAATCAGTAATAGTCTGTGCTATTTCTTATCAAGTAGATGATGTTTATATAACTGAAAGTAAAGAAAAAACAACAAAAGAATTAAGGGGGAAGTTATCTAGATTTGCTTGGGGCCAAGACTATCACCATGTATTAGGAAAAAAACTAGATAAGTTAGTTCAATTTTTACAAAGAGAAGAAGAAAATTTAAAAGCTAAAACTTTTGTTGATACTGGGCCAACAATAGATCGTGCTTTAGCTAGGAGAGCTGGAATAGGCTGGCAGGGTAAAAATTGTAGTATTATTAATCCTGAGTATGGCTCTTGGATTTTTATAGGTGGAATTATTACTAATTTAGATTTAGAGATTGATCAACCTATAGAAGATCAATGTGGTGATTGTAGAAAATGCTTAGATGCTTGTCCTACAGGTGCTTTAAAGGCTCCTTATACATTAGATAGTAGAAAGTGCTTAGGCTATCTTACTCTCAAGCGAGGTTATATAGATCGAGATAATCGTAAGAAGTTTGGAACTAGATTATGGGGTTGTGATACGTGCCAAGAAGTCTGTCCTTCTAATCAAGAAGTAGAGATTGGAGATCATAAAGAATTTAGACCTCAAAAATTGGCTGCTTATCCTAAGTTACCACAATTATTAAGTTTAACTAAAAGTGAGTATAGAGATAAATTCGGGCCAACTCCTATGAATTGGAGAGGAAAAAGACCAATTCAACGTAATGCAGCTATTATCTTAGGTAATCTAGGTGATAAGGAAGCTGTTCCCTATTTAATTGAAGCCTTAGAAGATCCAAAACCAATTGTACGTGCTCATGCTGCTTGGGCTTTGGCAGAGATAGGAGATGGTAGCGTAGTAGATGATTTAAAAAAGGTTTTAGTTAAAGAAAAGGAGGAGAGGGTAAAAGAGGAGGTACAAGAAGCTATTAATCAATTTTAATATATAGTTGTACTTTTAGATTGCTGAGAGAGGA contains:
- a CDS encoding ferredoxin, producing the protein MKVEVDKGACISCGLCVNSAGEVFSWDDNEKAKAISGDVPSDLEADVTAAVEGCPTDAIMEK
- a CDS encoding YecA family protein — protein: MSKVGRNEPCPCGSEQKYKKCCLPQEKTQRLYNNAKQNVINKAINFSEKFRSETRELKKDYRKLMNYGHSRELAQGEAANLTNIILFDYPIKENQTLIKLFAEKYSNQLNRREKRVLKRLIDLNLGVYEVKKIDKEGYHLKDLWENETFIVSKTDTLTEMANEHDILFTRIAKIKNTYQIIGTLGKVVNDLKEQVINIINYLQTAYESTNKTSYWNKFIQEYSLFISLIPSKIQQLKLRQNDDNYDQKIIELVQDHLSLDNITEELISTEESNLHNSLLELKNRFKITLDDNIEPTDKIEKIATEKMKQKLTLPEVNVSLELWRKFKEKSDSIRGNATSWAAGLEYLVNRLVDLNLTQGDVGKRYEVSASTVARTYKKINKQLKIEL
- the queG gene encoding tRNA epoxyqueuosine(34) reductase QueG, whose product is MKLKSKINQYATKLGIDKIGITTTDDFSRLRDFLYKMREKEFLSKFVKKDLELITDPKEVLSNAKSVIVCAISYQVDDVYITESKEKTTKELRGKLSRFAWGQDYHHVLGKKLDKLVQFLQREEENLKAKTFVDTGPTIDRALARRAGIGWQGKNCSIINPEYGSWIFIGGIITNLDLEIDQPIEDQCGDCRKCLDACPTGALKAPYTLDSRKCLGYLTLKRGYIDRDNRKKFGTRLWGCDTCQEVCPSNQEVEIGDHKEFRPQKLAAYPKLPQLLSLTKSEYRDKFGPTPMNWRGKRPIQRNAAIILGNLGDKEAVPYLIEALEDPKPIVRAHAAWALAEIGDGSVVDDLKKVLVKEKEERVKEEVQEAINQF